The following coding sequences are from one Selenomonas sputigena ATCC 35185 window:
- a CDS encoding phosphatidylserine decarboxylase family protein — protein MSIFPVVREGYVFILSALVLGGILGLAVHPYLAIPLVVLAFYFAYFFRNPKREIPSDPLAIVSPADGTVQEVVSLDDDDFLKQRCKKVVIFLSVFDVHVNRSPIEGEIKIQKYVCGRFKPAYKDSVGFENERHMIGIENPRLRVTVTQIAGILARRIVSWVTLDDVLEKGELYGLIRFGSCTELVVPEEVEIFVKKGDKVVGGETVIGRLSETCIKA, from the coding sequence ATGTCGATATTCCCGGTTGTTCGCGAGGGATATGTCTTCATCCTCAGTGCCCTCGTTCTCGGAGGGATTCTCGGATTGGCAGTGCATCCGTATCTTGCAATACCGCTTGTCGTTCTTGCTTTTTACTTTGCTTACTTTTTCCGCAATCCGAAGAGGGAGATTCCCTCAGATCCTCTTGCCATCGTTTCACCGGCAGATGGAACCGTACAGGAGGTCGTCTCGCTTGATGACGATGATTTTCTCAAGCAGCGGTGTAAAAAGGTCGTCATTTTCCTCTCCGTATTTGACGTTCATGTGAACCGCAGTCCCATCGAGGGCGAAATCAAGATTCAAAAATATGTTTGCGGCCGATTCAAACCAGCTTACAAAGATTCCGTGGGGTTTGAAAATGAACGCCATATGATCGGCATAGAAAATCCGCGTCTGCGCGTAACGGTCACGCAGATTGCCGGTATCTTGGCACGACGTATCGTTTCTTGGGTCACGCTGGACGATGTACTGGAAAAAGGCGAACTGTACGGATTGATCCGCTTCGGTTCGTGCACGGAACTTGTCGTGCCCGAGGAAGTGGAGATTTTTGTAAAGAAAGGCGACAAAGTGGTCGGCGGCGAAACCGTGATCGGGAGGCTCAGTGAGACATGTATAAAAGCTTGA
- a CDS encoding WecB/TagA/CpsF family glycosyltransferase yields the protein MSKKKVDILGVHVDSLTMGEAVKRIQTFIEERNSVLIATANAEMLMRATYDCELKNILNDAALVVPDGAGTVWAARHLGHLMPERVAGYDLAQELMRKAPQKGYRLFFFGAAPGVAEKAKTKAEKLYPGIEIVGVRNGFFSSDDEPEILREIQEAKPDILLVALGVPKQEKWLAAHLQELAVPVSMGVGGTFDVMAGVMKRAPHWMQKAKLEWLFRGAMQPKRAGRLMALPRFVFKVMAYKKSGQRKGARL from the coding sequence ATGTCGAAAAAAAAGGTTGATATTTTAGGCGTACATGTCGATTCACTGACGATGGGCGAGGCAGTCAAACGGATTCAAACCTTTATCGAAGAAAGAAATTCCGTCCTCATCGCTACGGCGAATGCAGAAATGCTCATGCGGGCAACGTATGATTGCGAGTTAAAAAACATCTTGAACGATGCTGCTCTCGTCGTACCCGACGGTGCGGGGACGGTTTGGGCTGCACGCCATCTCGGGCATCTCATGCCGGAACGTGTCGCAGGCTACGATCTTGCCCAAGAACTCATGCGCAAAGCTCCTCAGAAGGGGTATCGTCTGTTTTTCTTCGGCGCTGCTCCGGGCGTTGCAGAAAAGGCAAAGACGAAAGCGGAAAAACTCTATCCGGGCATTGAAATTGTCGGTGTTCGGAACGGCTTTTTCTCCTCAGATGACGAGCCTGAAATTCTGCGTGAGATTCAGGAGGCGAAGCCTGACATACTGCTCGTCGCATTGGGCGTTCCGAAGCAGGAGAAGTGGCTTGCCGCACATTTGCAGGAACTTGCCGTTCCTGTATCCATGGGCGTCGGCGGAACTTTCGACGTTATGGCGGGCGTCATGAAGCGTGCGCCGCACTGGATGCAGAAAGCGAAGCTCGAATGGCTCTTTCGCGGGGCTATGCAGCCGAAGAGAGCGGGGCGGCTCATGGCATTGCCGCGCTTCGTATTCAAGGTCATGGCATACAAAAAGAGTGGACAAAGAAAGGGCGCTCGTCTATAA
- a CDS encoding bifunctional riboflavin kinase/FAD synthetase: protein MLRFSKIKHLSDSYQGIVIALGTFDGVHIGHQSILQRARELAADIHGVSMAFTFQEHPLSVIFPERAPKMIRNTESKEAIIEKLGVDILMNVPFTKNFAAISATGFLKLLQENFSPAYVVVGANYTFGFQGTGDSAFLQQRGEEFGFVSRIGNSVLRDGKMVSSTRIRSLIAEGNLDLVNQYLKWPLDYTGIVTYGEQRGRKLGFPTANIALDDSYALLPNGVYAVRVHFNDAVYPGVANIGSNPTFEEVERRLEVHLMQFNGNLYGQKICVDFLGKLRDEKKFPDVDALVAQIHRDIEQAQHFWDMPVHVGGMPYVEKKG, encoded by the coding sequence GGCGTCCATATCGGACATCAAAGCATATTGCAAAGAGCGAGGGAACTTGCAGCTGACATCCATGGCGTCAGTATGGCGTTTACTTTCCAGGAACATCCGCTCTCTGTCATTTTCCCCGAGCGCGCTCCAAAGATGATTCGCAATACAGAGTCAAAGGAAGCAATCATAGAAAAGCTCGGCGTGGACATCCTCATGAATGTTCCTTTTACGAAGAATTTCGCAGCTATATCAGCTACAGGTTTCCTCAAACTGCTGCAGGAGAATTTTTCCCCTGCTTATGTCGTCGTAGGTGCGAATTACACCTTCGGCTTCCAAGGAACAGGTGATTCTGCATTCTTACAGCAGCGGGGGGAAGAATTTGGCTTCGTATCCCGTATTGGAAATTCCGTGCTGCGTGATGGGAAGATGGTGAGCAGCACTCGGATCCGCTCCTTGATTGCAGAGGGAAATCTTGATCTCGTCAATCAATATTTAAAGTGGCCGCTTGACTATACAGGCATTGTTACGTACGGAGAGCAGCGCGGACGCAAGCTTGGCTTCCCGACTGCCAATATTGCTTTGGATGATTCTTATGCGCTTTTGCCGAACGGCGTCTATGCTGTCCGCGTGCATTTCAACGATGCTGTTTATCCGGGCGTCGCCAATATCGGCTCAAATCCTACCTTTGAAGAAGTGGAGCGTCGTTTGGAAGTTCACCTTATGCAATTTAACGGCAATCTTTATGGCCAGAAAATCTGCGTGGACTTCTTGGGAAAACTCCGTGACGAAAAGAAATTTCCCGATGTAGACGCGCTGGTGGCACAAATTCATCGCGACATCGAACAGGCGCAGCATTTTTGGGATATGCCCGTTCATGTGGGAGGTATGCCGTATGTCGAAAAAAAAGGTTGA